From the genome of Motacilla alba alba isolate MOTALB_02 chromosome 13, Motacilla_alba_V1.0_pri, whole genome shotgun sequence, one region includes:
- the MRPL22 gene encoding 39S ribosomal protein L22, mitochondrial yields VAAERRARRRKLSQTAPRPVRPPGALPQSEAGKMAARWALGAGAAWARGLLSWARPERWLAPGSLFPLSCIHTSTSLQKIGKWEKKNRIVYPPQLPGEPRRPAEIYHCRREIKYSKDKMWYLAKLIKGMSIDQALAQLEFSDKKGAKVIKEVLLEAQEMAVRKHNVEFKSNLHIAESHTGRGRYVKRLRCHGKGMFGMMKISRCHYFVKLVEGPPPPPEPPRTGFDQAKEYVQQLRNRTLVHTL; encoded by the exons GTTGCCGCCGAGCGCCGCGCACGCCGCCGCAAACTGTCGCAAACCGCGCCCCGGCCCGTGCGCCCGCCCGGGGCGCTGCCGCAAAGCGAGGCCGGGAAGATGGCGGCGCGCTGGGCGCTGGGCGCGG gTGCTGCCTGGGCACGGGGTCTCCTCAGCTGGGCACGGCCAGAGAG GTGGCTGGCACCTGGGAgcctttttcctctgtcctgcATCCACACCAGcacatctctgcagaaaattgGGAAGTGGGAGAAGAAGAACAGGATTGTTTaccctccccagctgcctggaGAGCCTCGCAGACCAGCT GAAATATATCACTGTCggagggaaataaaatacagtaaagaTAAGATGTGGTATCTGGCAAAACTG ATAAAAGGAATGTCCATTGATCAGGCTCTCGCTCAGCTGGAATTCAGTGACAAAAAGGGAGCAAAGGTGATCAAAGAG GTTCTGTTAGAAGCACAGGAAATGGCTGTAAGAAAGCACAATGTGGAATTCAAATCAAACCTACACATag CGGAGTCGCACACGGGCAGGGGCCGTTACGTGAAGCGGCTGCGGTGCCACGGCAAGGGCATGTTTGGCATGATGAAAATCAGCAGGTGCCACTACTTTGTGAAGCTGGTGGAAggtcctcctcctcccccagagCCACCAAGGACTGGCTTTGACCAAGCAAAGGAATAcgtgcagcagctgaggaacagAACCCTTGTTCACACGCTGTGA